In the Hordeum vulgare subsp. vulgare chromosome 7H, MorexV3_pseudomolecules_assembly, whole genome shotgun sequence genome, one interval contains:
- the LOC123411207 gene encoding uncharacterized protein LOC123411207, whose product MSWTERVTRRALYRPDGTRKKLSKSSLEPERLKHTRLLVEALLDKYNDDHNRLGNLAYELKDIVCIQSVCEGSSQKHDWYYHLNFTARTEGDDEFHSGTDNLFFAEVTRLGGPYKDFALSCFYMLKPNDNGQCRGCTHNKRVDLKHPNNAYEYTGGHLDPYLPYGGDTAIQDNGPDKNLGPEEEEAMLQAKEEARLKRIYKCLDDPKFLEKMRRRFKDDPRAEAFFQPQKRPDPQHGTPLADAQ is encoded by the exons ATGTCCTGGACAGAGAGAGTTACAAGGCGGGCTCTTTACCGGCCTGATGGCACAAGAAAGAAGCTTTCAAAGTCGTCATTAGAACCGGAAAGGCTTAAGCATACACGCCTATTAGTTGAAGCTCTACTGGACAAATATAACGATGACCACAATCGTTTGGGG AATCTTGCGTATGAACTCAAAGATATTGTGTGCATCCAATCAGTCTGTGAGGGCAGCTCTCAGAAACATGATTGGTACTATCATCTCAATTTCACTGCAAGGACTGAAGGAGATGATGAATTTCACAGTGGCACCGACAATCTGTTCTTTGCGGAAGTCACACGTCTTGgaggaccatataaagattttgcGCTCAGCTGTTTCTACATGCTTAAACCTAATGATAATG gTCAGTGTCGTGGTTGTACACATAATAAAAGGGTTGACCTGAAGCACCCTAATAATGCTTATGAGTACACCGGTGGCCACTTGGATCCCTATTTGCCATATGGTGGTGACACTGCAATACAGGACAACGGCCCTGATAAGAAT TTGGgtcctgaggaggaggaggctatgCTGCAAGCCAAGGAGGAGGCTAGGCTAAAACGTATATACAAG TGCCTTGATGATCCAAAGTTTTTGGAGAAAATGAGAAGGCGTTTCAAAGATGATCCGCGTGCCGAAGCTTTTTTTCAGCCCCAAAAAAGACCAGATCCTCAGCATGGTACACCTTTGGCAGACGCGCAGTAG